From Calothrix sp. PCC 6303, a single genomic window includes:
- a CDS encoding nicotinate-nucleotide adenylyltransferase: MRIALFGTSADPPTAGHQIILEWLSCHFDLVAAWAAENPFKSHQAALSHRVAMLELVIEDISFPRHNIYLEQDLSSLRSLETLDRAKQRWGNQVSYTLVVGSDLLQQLPRWYRSQDLLQQVELLVVPRPGYIIDEASLSGVKHLGAKIAIASLIGLDVSSTAYREHGDLQALIPSVANYIQQQHLYKCQDESSKERIHTC; the protein is encoded by the coding sequence ATGCGAATTGCTTTATTTGGAACCAGTGCCGATCCACCAACAGCAGGACATCAAATCATATTAGAATGGTTGTCATGCCATTTTGATTTGGTGGCAGCCTGGGCTGCTGAAAACCCTTTCAAATCCCATCAAGCAGCTTTGTCACATCGAGTCGCAATGCTGGAATTGGTGATTGAAGATATTAGCTTTCCGCGTCATAATATTTACCTGGAACAGGATTTAAGTAGTCTACGAAGCTTAGAAACCCTGGATAGGGCAAAACAACGCTGGGGAAACCAGGTTAGTTACACCTTGGTAGTCGGTTCTGACTTGTTGCAGCAGTTGCCAAGGTGGTATCGTAGTCAAGACTTATTACAACAAGTAGAACTTTTGGTGGTACCGCGTCCTGGATATATTATTGATGAGGCTAGTTTATCAGGAGTAAAACACCTGGGAGCTAAAATAGCGATCGCTAGTTTGATCGGTTTAGATGTTTCATCTACAGCTTACCGCGAACATGGTGATCTCCAAGCTCTAATTCCTTCCGTAGCTAATTATATTCAACAACAGCATTTATACAAATGCCAAGACGAAAGCAGCAAAGAAAGAATTCACACTTGTTAA